In Populus alba chromosome 9, ASM523922v2, whole genome shotgun sequence, a genomic segment contains:
- the LOC118053839 gene encoding protein FAF-like, chloroplastic, whose protein sequence is MSSLSKSLRLSSSMEEEMMMMMVPQKQGIVSILGCDVERTKSAAASLRRTLSADMSSKQWQAQHGFYPLKKIASSDHFPACGSITDSSEDEDFEDRPKETETRDQFDIWSSIQEDNNKKEVEKPGQFDMWSSILSQKAKEDSKDVQPYVHPLVKRSASSLSEKSLEICTESLGSETGCDGFSSYPPSEIGDAEEKEEEQRQERVTQKFDMEDLRAAKYNLAASNSKKSQPRSFPPPIPSLSSRDGASVHMRSRRDNGRLVLEVVSVPSQNNFHAQRQDGRLVLTLASTANQEEEKRQKNDEMSDVEQFDVEIENSEDKEEVEEEIEEGEVEDCEDKRGGGGEGVRYVMEETPKLSSGILSVHRLALMMNKSLVLANRNPIWPNKFEDMTKFGDEVEVVDPITPITQSLPPWRPPATRLIPSPPVATMAAAAATAKAAASFNACEYFWKPKPMTTTASVLNPLSQEQASSLGTTHDNRLALSKKFVPNEQQEVVVLRGNNGDFLVPLLKSCKGQRKSLLFWEPHCIATS, encoded by the coding sequence ATGTCGTCTCTTAGCAAGAGCCTGCGTTTATCTTCATCTATGGAagaagagatgatgatgatgatggtgccACAGAAGCAGGGCATAGTGTCCATTCTTGGGTGTGATGTTGAGAGAACAAAATCTGCTGCAGCTTCTCTTAGGAGAACTCTCTCGGCTGATATGTCCTCCAAACAATGGCAAGCCCAACATGGGTTCTATCCACTCAAGAAAATTGCATCATCTGACCATTTCCCAGCTTGTGGTAGTATCACAGACTCTTCAGAAGATGAGGATTTTGAAGACAGGCCTAAAGAGACTGAAACTCGAGATCAATTCGATATATGGAGCTCGATTCAAGAAGACAATAACAAGAAAGAGGTTGAAAAGCCAGGACAATTTGATATGTGGAGCTCAATCTTATCACAGAAGGCAAAAGAGGACTCCAAGGATGTTCAACCTTATGTCCACCCTCTTGTTAAAAGATCAGCAAGTTCTTTAAGCGAGAAGAGCCTTGAGATATGCACTGAAAGTCTTGGATCAGAAACTGGCTGTGATGGGTTTTCTTCATATCCTCCATCAGAGATTGGTGATGcagaggagaaagaagaagagcaaCGACAAGAGAGAGTGACACAGAAGTTTGATATGGAGGATTTGCGAGCAGCCAAGTACAATCTTGCAGCATCAAATAGCAAGAAATCGCAACCAAGGTCATTCCCTCCACCGATTCCTTCACTGTCTAGCCGAGATGGTGCTTCTGTGCACATGAGGTCTCGTCGCGATAATGGTAGGTTGGTTCTTGAAGTTGTCTCTGTTCCTTCACAGAACAACTTCCATGCTCAGCGCCAAGACGGTCGCCTTGTCCTCACTTTGGCCAGCACTGCtaatcaagaagaagaaaaaagacaaaagaatgatgaaatgAGTGATGTGGAGCAGTTCGATGTTGAGATTGAGAATTCTGAAGATAAAGAGGAAGTGGAGGAGGAAATAGAGGAAGGAGAGGTGGAGGATTGTGAGGAtaagagaggaggaggaggtgaggGGGTGAGGTATGTGATGGAGGAAACACCAAAACTGTCAAGTGGGATCTTAAGTGTACATAGGTTAGCGCTAATGATGAACAAATCCTTGGTGTTAGCTAATAGGAACCCAATATGGCCCAATAAGTTCGAAGACATGACGAAGTTTGGTGATGAGGTGGAGGTAGTGGACCCAATTACCCCAATAACACAATCACTCCCACCTTGGCGCCCTCCGGCAACAAGATTGATACCATCTCCGCCAGTAGCTACCATGGCAGCCGCTGCGGCAACAGCAAAGGCAGCTGCATCTTTTAATGCTTGTGAGTACTTTTGGAAGCCAAAACCTATGACGACAACAGCATCAGTTCTCAATCCACTTAGCCAGGAACAAGCATCATCATTAGGAACCACCCATGACAACAGATTGGCCCTTTCAAAGAAGTTTGTTCCAAATGAGCAGCAAGAAGTGGTGGTATTGAGAGGAAACAATGGAGATTTCTTGGTTCCTCTGTTAAAGAGTTGCAAGGGGCAAAGGAAGTCACTATTGTTTTGGGAGCCCCACTGCATCGCCACCTCCTGA